A genome region from Pyrenophora tritici-repentis strain M4 chromosome 9, whole genome shotgun sequence includes the following:
- a CDS encoding ZUO1, Ribosome-associated chaperone zuotin — MANVEISLPLPVLPEGWAGEKDFKAIGQLSDATDRNIEPVGPHFLAYARRKRHKRTFSEDDRIQAQANVKSVEEEDPDDVDEPEDPLMLQREAKDWKSQDHYAVLGITRYRWRATDDQIKRAHRRKVLKHHPDKKAAKGGTEDDQFFKCIQKAHEVLSDPVRRRQFDSVDEGAEVEPPSKKETQKGNFYKLWGKVFEAEGRFSNKQPVPKLGNDKSTKEEVEHFYNFWYNFDSWRTFEYLDEDVPDDNENRDQKRHVERKNTAARRKKKTEDTARLRKLVDDALALDERIKKFRQAEHAQKNKRRLEKEAALKREAEEAEARKAEEAKAAAEKEAAEKAAKADNKKAKEAAKNAAKKNKRVVRGAVKDANYFHGAGDAPASQVEAALNDVDLLITKMDHEELAELTSKLNNVKDAGKIKEIFTEEAQRLIGAAKLTQGELRALV, encoded by the exons ATGGCGAACGTAGAGATTTCGCTGCCGTTGCCCGTCCTGCCTGAGGGATGGGCCGGCGAAAAGGACTTCAAGGCCATCGGCCAGCTGAGTGATGCAACCGACCGCAATATTGAGCCTGTTGGCCCGCACTTCCTGGCATATGCCCGCAGA AAGCGACACAAGCGCACATTCTCCGAAGACGACCGCATTCAGGCCCAGGCCAATGTCAAGAGTGTTGAAGAGGAGGACCCCGACGATGTCGACGAGCCTGAAGACCCTCTGATGTTGCAGCGTGAGGCCAAGGACTGGAAG TCCCAAGATCACTACGCTGTGCTCGGCATAACCCGCTACCGATGGCGCGCCACCGACGACCAGATCAAGCGCGCACACCGCAGGAAGGTGCTCAAGCATCATCCCGACAAGAAGGCAGCCAAGGGTGGAACCGAAGACGACCAATTCTTCAAGTGCATCCAAAAGGCCCACGAGGTTTTGTCCGACCCAGTCAGGAGGAGGCAATTCGACTCGGTCGACGAGGGCGCTGAGGTTGAACCACCTTCCAAGAAGGAGACGCAAAAGGGCAACTTCTACAAGCTCTGGGGCAAGGTCTTCGAGGCCGAAGGACGCTTCTCCAACAAGCAGCCAGTTCCCAAGCTTGGCAACGACAAGAGCACCAAGGAGGAGGTCGAGCACTTTTACAACTTCTGGTACAACTTTGACAGCTGGAGGACATTCGAATACCTTGACGAGGACGTCCCCGACGACAATGAGAACCGCGACCAGAAGCGTCACGTCGAGCGCAAGAACACGGCTGCCCGCcgcaagaagaagaccgAGGACACTGCACGTCTGAGGAAGTTGGTCGACGACGCATTGGCCCTGGATGAGCGCATTAAGAAGTTCCGCCAGGCTGAACACGCACAAAAGAACAAGCGTCGTCTCGAAAAGGAGGCGGCACTGAAGCGCGAAGCTGAAGAGGCCGAGGCCAGGAAGGCTGAAGAGGCCAAGGCTGCAGCTGAGAAGGAGGCCGCTGAGAAGGCGGCCAAAGCTGACAACAAAAAGGCAAAGGAGGCGGCCAAGAATGCGGCTAAGAAGAACAAGCGTGTTGTCCGCGGTGCTGTCAAGGACGCAAACTACTTCCATGGCGCCGGAGACGCACCTGCTTCTCAAGTTGAAGCTGCTCTCAACGACGTCGATCTCCTCATCACAAAGATGGACCACGAAGAATTGGCCGAGTTGACTagcaagctcaacaacgTCAAGGACGCTGGTAAGATCAAGGAGATTTTCACCGAGGAGGCCCAGCGTCTCATTGGCGCTGCGAAGCTCACACAGGGTGAGCTCAGGGCCCTGGTTTAA
- a CDS encoding Myosin-tail-1 multi-domain protein → MFQRLRGAIDARIAEEQARQKATQPTTPSRSSSSARRSNSRTLSPATRAARSKDADSSKAAPAGKGPDPSEFDPEFVIGEEDDQPSPAATPQPKEEAPPADVSAENGEGNKDEEAPPAKVEEKPEQPPEIPPEIRQRLRRLDKLEPKYTGMDLSSEKLLRSYRIAHARVGTIDAFESSLREYTPLTSITDTGAFVEYLGQLNVKSDMLMEELKRVSKERDELNKKLEDAEKRAKEATEEVETLKSQAPASTETPQDDSTQTESIAPSTASKASKETAATEETEDFFSYDSELPRLQSQLEESVEKIGKLEEENKTLKEELSTAQESAQSFMQNLETTSNDLNSFKDTHHRLQKDADDREKELNSIIEHLTTRAEKAEEDLRKYKADYKQNETAINELKEKLRTTAKELKELHAEKGERLVEDDQIQALQRRVNELHAELSQLRDTHAKSEKRVETMNGLLTKVREQLKTTEAKRDSTMVELEQAKKDLAKANTEKPAAKTESTLQPPPTPTQSAAAKKRARNKKNKKGGKGPEASGAMTPEATPSEAGDEGLLSPRDAEFSPSQLEEALKNVAQLRSDLEEKVVEIETLQSEVAEKSSSIDLLRKKAKDQEDMQEEIDTLRQDLLDYGLEHTEAKDKVKQLQAEKTALQENLTKLEVEIAELKTSKAANESSQQEREALTAEFTELKTKAETLQTDLSIAEKLAASRFKDLTDMREVLQKAQPELTSLRKEVAELRTTKDELSTKTAEVRKLESREKDLKSEVADFRSQLSTKESTIKTLNEKIKQETSQRLALEESNKKFQRDLQNSETERKDVIESRDKLTKDLAKAQEELKTSRKKIHDLEEEVAKITREAAGLRDDIQLKSAQYASAQDLMNSMQDQTQEISTQMKEIRAKSESLEEELADAHRLLSERGREAETMRRLLNDAQGRADARVREMQERLDVAVEERERAEEQVSTFSRRRARELEELKQKVRDAERAQARAVEDKEDLVIAEKELRKQTEDLEKRAAQASEEASEVRLAMSQLRDALDESEKQAHELEKEKGDLRRAFDETQSRLEKVQKSSKAMSDELRTMKARGPESMAQSSRSSIESTRSRLASPTPKGGGAVAEAVDYVYLKNVLLQFLEQRDKKYQQQLIPVLGMLLHFDKKDEQKWMAAVSAK, encoded by the exons ATGTTCCAG CGCCTTCGGGGAGCCATAGACGCGAGGATAGCAGAAGAGCAAGCTCGCCAAAAAGCTACCCAGCCCACCACCCCGTCGCGATCATCTTCTTCGGCGCGACGCTCTAATTCACGCACCCTTTCCCCCGCGACACGAGCTGCACGGTCCAAGGATGCCGACTCCAGCAAGGCTGCGCCAGCTGGCAAGGGCCCTGATCCCTCTGAGTTTGACCCGGAGTTTGTCATAGGAGAGGAAGATGACCAGCCAAGTCCGGCAGCGACACCGCAACCAAAGGAGGAGGCGCCACCTGCCGATGTCAGCGCCGAGAATGGCGAAGGCAACAAGGACGAGGAGGCGCCACCTGCCAAAGTGGAAGAGAAGCCAGAGCAGCCACCAGAGATTCCGCCCGAAATCAGACAACGATTGCGCAGACTGGATAAGTTGGAACCTAAATACACGGGTATGGACCTCTCGTCTGAAA AACTACTTCGGTCGTACCGCATCGCACATGCCAGAGTGGGCACCATCGATGCCTTTGAAAGCTCCCTACGCGAATATACTCCCCTTACTTCCATCACCGACACTGGCGCGTTTGTCGAATACCTGGGTCAACTAAACGTCAAAAGCGACATGCTCATGGAAGAACTCAAGCGCGTCTCTAAGGAGCGCGACGAGCTTAATAAGAAGCTAGAGGATGCTGAGAAGCGCGCAAAGGAGGCTACAGAAGAGGTGGAGACACTCAAGTCGCAAGCACCCGCCAGCACCGAGACTCCACAAGATGACTCTACCCAGACCGAGTCTATTGCGCCTTCTACAGCATCAAAAGCGTCCAAGGAAACGGCGGCTACCGAAGAAACCGAAGACTTCTTCTCCTACGACAGCGAATTACCCCGCCTTCAGTCACAACTCGAGGAGAGTGTGGAGAAGATTGGAAAGCTTGAGGAGGAGAACAAGACGCTCAAGGAGGAGCTTTCGACCGCACAAGAATCAGCCCAGTCTTTTATGCAGAATTTGGAAACTACTTCCAACGATCTGAATTCCTTCAAGGACACCCACCACCGACTACAAAAGGACGCCGACGACCGTGAAAAGGAACTCAATAGTATCATCGAACACCTCACAACGCGAGCCGAAAAGGCCGAGGAGGACCTACGCAAGTACAAGGCCGACTACAAGCAAAACGAGACTGCGATCAATGAGCTCAAGGAGAAGCTGAGGACCACAGCCAAGGAACTGAAAGAGTTGCACGCCGAGAAGGGAGAGAGACTTGTTGAAGATGACCAGATTCAAGCGCTCCAACGCCGCGTCAATGAGCTCCACGCCGAACTCTCGCAATTGCGTGACACGCATGCGAAGAGTGAAAAGCGGGTTGAAACCATGAACGGCCTGCTTACCAAGGTTCGCGAGCAACTCAAGACCACAGAGGCAAAACGTGATAGCACAATGGTTGAACTTGAGCAAGCAAAGAAGGATCTAGCAAAAGCAAACACGGAGAAGCCGGCAGCCAAGACCGAGTCTACCCTACAACCCCCACCTACTCCTACCCAGAGTGCGGCAGCGAAGAAGAGGGCCCGCAATAAGAAGAATAAGAAGGGTGGAAAGGGACCCGAGGCCAGCGGGGCAATGACTCCGGAAGCCACTCCAAGTGAAGCCGGAGACGAAGGTCTGCTCAGCCCCCGTGATGCAGAGTTCTCGCCATCCCAGCTGGAAGAAGCCCTGAAGAACGTCGCGCAACTCAGATCGGACTTGGAAGAGAAGGTGGTTGAGATTGAGACGCTGCAGAGCGAGGTTGCAGAGAAGTCCTCGTCGATTGATTTACTCCGAAAGAAGGCCAAAGACCAGGAAGATATGCAAGAGGAGATTGATACCTTGCGCCAAGATCTCCTCGACTATGGTCTTGAGCATACCGAAGCTAAGGACAAGGTCAAGCAATTGCAGGCAGAGAAGACAGCGCTTCAGGAGAATCTGACTAAACTTGAGGTTGAAATCGCGGAGCTTAAGACTAGTAAAGCAGCGAATGAGTCCTCTCAGCAGGAGCGGGAAGCTTTGACTGCCGAGTTCACTGAACTCAAGACCAAGGCGGAAACGCTCCAGACTGATCTATCAATCGCCGAAAAGCTTGCCGCGTCTCGCTTCAAGGATCTGACTGACATGCGAGAGGTCTTGCAAAAGGCACAGCCCGAACTGACCTCTTTGCGAAAAGAGGTTGCCGAGCTACGCACTACCAAGGACGAGCTCTCCACCAAGACGGCTGAGGTCCGCAAATTGGAAAGCCGTGAGAAGGATCTCAAGTCTGAAGTCGCCGACTTCCGCTCGCAATTATCCACAAAGGAAAGCACGATCAAGACGCTCAATGAAAAGATCAAGCAGGAGACTAGTCAGAGGCTAGCTTTGGAAGAGAGCAACAAGAAGTTTCAGCGAGACCTCCAGAATTCCGAGACGGAGCGAAAGGATGTCATTGAAAGCCGAGACAAACTGACAAAAGACTTGGCCAAGGCCCAGGAGGAGCTCAAGACATCACGCAAGAAGATTCATGATCTCGAGGAAGAGGTTGCAAAGATTACACGCGAAGCAGCAGGCCTACGTGACGACATCCAGCTAAAGTCTGCTCAATACGCGAGCGCTCAAGACCTCATGAACAGCATGCAAGATCAGACACAGGAAATCAGCACTCAGATGAAGGAAATTCGCGCCAAGAGCGAAAGCTTGGAAGAAGAGCTCGCAGATGCACATCGGTTGTTGAGTGAGCGCGGACGCGAAGCTGAGACAATGAGAAGACTACTAAACGACGCGCAAGGCCGGGCTGATGCGCGTGTACGCGAGATGCAAGAGCGTCTTGATGTTGCTGTCGAAGAGCGCGAGCGTGCTGAAGAGCAGGTCAGCACATTCAGTCGTCGTCGGGCTCGCGAGCTCGAGGAGTTGAAGCAAAAGGTCCGCGACGCTGAGCGTGCACAGGCACGAGCTGTAGAGGACAAGGAGGATCTTGTGATTGCCGAAAAGGAGCTTCGCAAGCAAACCGAGGATCTGGAGAAACGAGCGGCACAAGCCAGTGAGGAGGCTTCAGAGGTCAGACTCGCCATGAGCCAGCTGCGAGACGCATTGGACGAAAGCGAGAAGCAAGCGCACGAACTGGAGAAGGAAAAGGGCGACTTGCGCCGCGCCTTCGACGAGACTCAGAGCCGGTTGGAGAAGGTCCAAAAGTCAAGCAAG GCAATGTCGGATGAACTGCGAACGATGAAAGCACGGGGCCCCGAGTCCATGGCCCAATCGTCACGATCATCGATCGAATCGACGCGGTCGCGACTTGCGTCTCCAACACCCAAGGGCGGCGGAGCTGTTGCGGAGGCAGTCGACTATGTGTACCTCAAGAACGTACTGCTGCAATTCCTTGAACAGAGAGACAAGAAATACCAACAGCAACTCATACCCGTGCTGGGGATGCTGTTGCACTTTGACAAAAAGGACGAGCAAAAGTGGATGGCGGCGGTTTCGGCCAAGTAA